One stretch of Pandoraea oxalativorans DNA includes these proteins:
- a CDS encoding phage tail protein — protein MADDGSKQSTTVWPLPKFYFQVKWDSQVMSFQEVSGLDVQSEEIKYRHGDSPEFAVIKMPGMKKYGNVTMKKGVFKSDNKFWDWFNQIKMNTIKRVPVTISLLDEAGKPTMVWTLANAWPTKITGTDLKSEGNEVAIETIEIVHEGLTIANS, from the coding sequence ATGGCAGACGATGGTTCGAAACAATCCACCACGGTTTGGCCCCTTCCCAAGTTCTACTTTCAGGTGAAGTGGGACTCGCAGGTCATGTCGTTTCAGGAAGTGAGCGGCCTGGACGTGCAGTCCGAAGAAATCAAATACCGTCATGGCGATAGCCCCGAGTTCGCCGTGATCAAAATGCCGGGCATGAAGAAGTACGGCAACGTAACCATGAAGAAGGGCGTGTTCAAGTCCGATAACAAGTTCTGGGACTGGTTCAACCAGATCAAGATGAACACGATCAAGCGGGTGCCGGTGACGATCAGCCTGCTCGACGAAGCCGGCAAGCCGACGATGGTCTGGACGCTCGCCAACGCGTGGCCGACCAAGATCACGGGCACCGATCTGAAGTCCGAAGGTAACGAAGTCGCCATTGAGACCATCGAGATCGTGCACGAAGGGCTGACCATCGCCAATAGCTGA
- a CDS encoding PAAR domain-containing protein produces the protein MAARLTDMHTCPMQTPAVPAPIPHVGGPIIGPCVPTVLVGKLPAAVVTDNCICVGPPDSIVMGSTTVMIGGKPAARVGDTCAHGGAIVMGCPTVMIGG, from the coding sequence ATGGCCGCCAGACTGACCGACATGCACACCTGCCCGATGCAGACACCCGCCGTGCCTGCGCCGATCCCGCACGTCGGCGGTCCGATCATCGGTCCGTGCGTGCCCACGGTGCTGGTCGGCAAGCTGCCTGCCGCCGTGGTCACGGACAACTGCATTTGCGTCGGTCCGCCGGACAGCATCGTCATGGGCTCGACGACTGTGATGATTGGGGGAAAACCGGCCGCGCGCGTGGGCGACACGTGCGCGCACGGTGGCGCAATCGTGATGGGATGTCCCACCGTGATGATCGGCGGCTGA
- a CDS encoding DUF5908 family protein: protein MPIEIGHLSIKSTVVQRASDTIGALTAPTDEPGVSRSFDEQARADLLAECRSLVLDLLERAKER, encoded by the coding sequence ATGCCAATCGAAATCGGTCATCTGAGCATCAAATCGACGGTCGTGCAGCGTGCCTCCGACACCATCGGCGCACTGACGGCGCCGACCGACGAGCCGGGCGTGTCGCGTAGCTTCGACGAACAGGCGCGAGCCGATTTGCTCGCCGAATGCCGTTCGCTGGTGCTCGACCTGCTCGAACGGGCGAAGGAGCGCTAA
- a CDS encoding GPW/gp25 family protein produces MSTDKSFLGTGWAFPPRFGDSAGSGRTQMVEAEADIRESLGIILSTVPGERIMQPTFGCGIKAYVFEEISESVMTEMRDAIDRAILFFEPRVTVERIEIDASNAMEGRVDVLIDYTVRATNTRSNMVYPFYFLEGTNVPTAQIEPQR; encoded by the coding sequence TTGAGCACAGATAAATCGTTTCTCGGCACCGGCTGGGCGTTTCCGCCGCGCTTCGGCGACAGCGCGGGCAGCGGCCGCACGCAGATGGTCGAAGCCGAGGCCGATATTCGCGAAAGCCTCGGCATCATCCTGTCCACGGTGCCGGGCGAGCGCATCATGCAGCCGACGTTCGGCTGCGGCATCAAGGCGTACGTCTTCGAAGAAATCAGCGAAAGCGTGATGACCGAGATGCGCGACGCCATCGACCGGGCGATTCTGTTTTTCGAGCCACGCGTCACGGTGGAGCGCATCGAGATCGACGCGTCGAACGCGATGGAAGGGCGCGTCGATGTGCTGATCGATTACACGGTGCGTGCCACGAATACCCGCAGCAACATGGTCTACCCGTTCTATTTCCTCGAAGGCACCAATGTGCCGACGGCGCAGATCGAGCCGCAGCGATAA
- a CDS encoding DUF4255 domain-containing protein: MINAAVGHLAGRLNEHLKQTYTLDGDIVTMSGLVDVNGQAVANTSNRLVVMLTHIERDAGPVRKGIPGDAGASSLSLGVAPLYLNLYVMVAANFTGGHYQDSLKLISAAIAFFQRNPVFDHRSSPSLDPRIDRLMLEIENLDIRELSNLWTMLGGKYLPSVLYKVRLMAPDTGDITGTVPTVRAPVPAISH; the protein is encoded by the coding sequence ATGATTAACGCTGCTGTGGGGCACCTTGCGGGGCGGCTCAACGAACACTTAAAACAGACGTATACGCTCGACGGCGACATCGTGACGATGTCCGGACTTGTCGACGTGAACGGCCAGGCTGTCGCCAACACCAGCAATCGTCTGGTCGTGATGCTCACGCACATCGAGCGCGACGCCGGTCCGGTGCGCAAGGGCATTCCGGGCGACGCGGGCGCATCGAGCCTGTCGCTCGGCGTGGCACCGTTGTATCTCAATCTCTATGTGATGGTGGCGGCCAATTTCACGGGCGGCCATTACCAGGATTCGCTCAAGCTGATCTCGGCGGCCATCGCATTCTTTCAGCGCAATCCCGTATTCGATCATCGCTCGTCGCCGTCGCTCGATCCGCGCATCGACCGGCTGATGCTCGAGATCGAGAATCTGGATATCCGCGAACTCAGCAACCTCTGGACGATGCTCGGCGGCAAGTATTTGCCGTCCGTGTTGTACAAGGTTCGCCTGATGGCGCCGGATACCGGCGACATTACCGGCACCGTGCCGACCGTGCGTGCGCCGGTTCCGGCGATCAGTCACTGA
- a CDS encoding ISL3 family transposase encodes MLDRKLLESLGGWQGYAVERVEWPEGTGRTLSIYLKPTAKVMLCEQCGARCRQVHETTVRRVRDLPLFEYRVVLHVPRRRLLCEQCGGPRLERLTWLGRYQRVTDRLAAACSQLLQSSNVQAVARFFELGWHTVKTLDKARLRASVREPDWSRIEYLAMDEFALHKGHRYATVVVDPISRQVLWIGPGRSRETARAFFEQLPRGVAQRIKAVAIDMTTAYELEIQAHCPRAEIVYDLFHVVAKYGREVIDRVRVDQANQLRQDRPARRVIKSSRWLLLRNRDKLDRQQAVRLDELLQANQPLLTVYVLRDELKRLWFYRRPAWAKQAWHHWCEQAEQSGIAPLNTFAQRLKGYLHGILARCRHRLNTSIVEGINNTIKVIKRRAYGYRDQEYFFLKIRAAFPGNAQ; translated from the coding sequence ATGCTGGATCGCAAGCTGCTGGAGTCGCTGGGAGGCTGGCAGGGCTATGCCGTCGAACGCGTGGAGTGGCCCGAGGGCACAGGGCGCACGCTGTCGATCTATTTGAAGCCAACCGCCAAGGTGATGCTGTGCGAGCAGTGCGGCGCACGATGTCGCCAGGTCCATGAGACCACGGTGCGCCGGGTGCGAGATCTGCCGTTATTTGAGTACCGGGTTGTTCTTCATGTTCCACGCCGGCGCTTGTTGTGTGAGCAATGCGGTGGCCCGCGCCTGGAGCGGCTTACTTGGCTGGGTCGCTACCAGCGGGTGACGGATCGGCTTGCGGCGGCCTGCAGCCAATTGCTGCAATCGAGCAACGTGCAGGCGGTGGCGAGGTTCTTCGAGCTGGGTTGGCATACCGTCAAGACGCTGGACAAGGCCCGGCTCCGAGCGTCAGTGCGCGAACCGGATTGGTCCAGGATCGAGTATTTAGCGATGGACGAGTTCGCCCTGCATAAAGGGCATCGGTACGCGACGGTAGTCGTCGATCCGATCAGCAGGCAGGTGCTGTGGATCGGCCCAGGACGCTCACGCGAGACGGCTCGGGCGTTCTTCGAGCAATTGCCGCGTGGGGTCGCCCAACGCATCAAGGCCGTAGCCATCGACATGACTACGGCCTACGAGTTAGAAATCCAGGCCCACTGCCCACGGGCGGAGATCGTCTATGACTTGTTCCATGTCGTGGCCAAGTACGGACGAGAGGTCATTGATCGGGTGCGCGTGGATCAGGCCAACCAACTGCGCCAGGACCGTCCCGCGCGCCGGGTCATCAAATCGAGCCGCTGGCTGTTATTGCGCAACCGCGACAAGCTAGACCGGCAGCAGGCCGTCCGGCTCGACGAATTGCTGCAAGCCAACCAGCCGCTGCTGACGGTCTATGTCCTGAGGGACGAACTCAAGCGGCTCTGGTTCTACCGAAGACCTGCCTGGGCAAAACAAGCCTGGCACCACTGGTGCGAGCAGGCCGAGCAAAGCGGAATAGCCCCCTTGAACACCTTCGCTCAGCGTCTGAAAGGCTATCTGCATGGCATCCTGGCCAGATGCCGACATCGTCTAAACACCAGCATCGTTGAGGGCATTAACAACACTATCAAGGTCATTAAGCGGCGCGCCTACGGCTACCGAGACCAGGAATACTTCTTCCTCAAAATCCGCGCCGCCTTCCCCGGTAATGCTCAATGA
- a CDS encoding phage tail sheath family protein: MAQYKTPGVYVVEQNAFPNSVVEVATAVPAFIGYTQFADNKGTPLAGTPWRISSMAEFLMYFGGPPPTTYSLDAVAAAKAPAKPAADAAAGDAAAAPAAGDAAAAPPARPVVTDLFIGVQGARKPFKFTPQGIEYLLYYSMLLFFQNGGGPCYIVSVGTYDSGSVSSDDLIKGIQSLVKEQEPTMVLVPDAVRLSRQDCASVQKEMLMHCGYTMRNRFAILDVFGGAWDRQAPGGDCITDFRDDVGSSFLDFGAGYYPWVNTSIVTEKDLDFTKLSNLDQLQALITTELDSVLNPPAPVSPAAQAKAAQVKSVLAKLTGTDAAKTGAAPAGAADAAAAPAAEGDAAAPAKADATAAAKPPAMTKAAIADLHKTLSVISAVYVQVLQALQKKINLMPPAAGMAGLYTLVDNTRGVWKAPANISLNGVVSPCVNISNADQEDLNVPTTGKSVNAIRSFIGEGVMVWGARTLDGNSLDWRYLSVRRTMIMIEESLRLACKAYVFEPNTANTWVTIKSMVRNFLTSVWKRGGLAGASPDDAFQVFVGLGETMTGEDILEGMLKVTVLVAVSRPAEFIELTFQQQMQKS, from the coding sequence ATGGCGCAATACAAAACACCAGGCGTATACGTAGTCGAGCAAAACGCGTTTCCCAATTCCGTGGTCGAAGTCGCCACAGCCGTACCTGCCTTCATCGGCTACACGCAGTTCGCCGATAACAAGGGCACGCCGCTGGCCGGCACGCCGTGGCGTATCAGCTCGATGGCCGAATTCCTCATGTACTTCGGCGGCCCGCCGCCGACGACTTACTCGCTCGACGCGGTGGCCGCAGCGAAGGCACCGGCCAAGCCTGCGGCCGATGCCGCAGCGGGTGATGCCGCCGCTGCACCTGCTGCTGGCGATGCTGCCGCCGCGCCCCCCGCACGTCCTGTCGTCACCGACCTCTTCATCGGTGTGCAGGGCGCGCGCAAGCCGTTCAAGTTCACGCCGCAAGGCATCGAGTACCTGCTGTACTACAGCATGTTGCTTTTCTTCCAGAACGGCGGCGGCCCGTGCTACATCGTGTCGGTCGGCACGTACGATAGCGGCAGCGTCAGCTCCGACGACCTGATCAAGGGCATTCAGTCGCTCGTGAAGGAACAGGAACCGACGATGGTCCTCGTACCCGACGCGGTGCGCCTGTCGCGTCAGGACTGTGCCTCGGTGCAGAAGGAAATGCTCATGCACTGCGGTTACACAATGCGTAATCGCTTTGCGATTCTCGATGTGTTCGGCGGTGCGTGGGACCGTCAGGCGCCGGGCGGCGACTGCATCACCGACTTCCGCGACGACGTCGGTTCCTCCTTCCTCGACTTCGGTGCGGGCTATTACCCGTGGGTCAACACGTCGATCGTGACGGAGAAGGATCTCGACTTCACGAAGCTCTCCAACCTCGACCAACTCCAGGCGCTGATTACGACCGAACTCGATTCGGTGCTCAACCCGCCGGCGCCCGTATCACCGGCCGCGCAAGCCAAGGCCGCACAGGTCAAGTCCGTCCTGGCGAAGCTCACGGGCACAGACGCAGCGAAGACGGGGGCCGCACCGGCGGGTGCAGCGGACGCCGCCGCAGCACCCGCTGCCGAGGGTGACGCAGCCGCCCCTGCGAAGGCGGACGCCACGGCCGCCGCCAAGCCCCCGGCCATGACGAAGGCCGCCATCGCCGATCTGCACAAGACGCTGAGCGTCATCAGTGCGGTCTATGTGCAGGTGCTTCAGGCGCTTCAGAAGAAGATCAACCTGATGCCGCCCGCTGCAGGCATGGCCGGTCTTTACACGCTCGTCGACAACACGCGCGGTGTGTGGAAAGCCCCGGCCAATATCAGCCTGAACGGCGTCGTGTCGCCGTGCGTGAACATCTCGAATGCCGATCAGGAAGACCTGAACGTGCCGACGACCGGCAAGTCCGTCAACGCCATTCGCAGCTTCATCGGCGAAGGCGTGATGGTCTGGGGCGCACGTACGCTCGACGGCAACAGTCTCGACTGGCGCTATCTGAGTGTGCGCCGCACGATGATCATGATCGAAGAGTCGCTGCGCCTCGCGTGCAAGGCCTATGTGTTCGAGCCGAACACGGCCAATACCTGGGTGACGATCAAGAGCATGGTGCGCAACTTCCTCACCAGCGTGTGGAAGCGCGGCGGGCTGGCGGGCGCGAGCCCGGACGATGCCTTCCAGGTCTTCGTGGGCCTGGGCGAGACGATGACCGGCGAGGACATCCTTGAAGGCATGCTCAAGGTGACGGTGCTGGTGGCGGTGAGCCGTCCGGCCGAATTCATCGAGCTGACGTTCCAGCAGCAGATGCAGAAGTCCTGA
- the vgrG gene encoding type VI secretion system tip protein VgrG: MADSPALNTSGVLKLTITSNGAPLADTIRVISVDIERAVGRICQARIEILDGDMPDNDFPVSDMDTFAPGAAIVISAGYGSNATQIFDGVLIRHSIRITGGNEARLVLECRHKAVKMTIGSYNANYIDMKDSDIISQLIGKAGATSDVAATTTQHKEIVQFYSTDWDFMLLRAEANGALVIADDDGKISVKAPQTSAAAVLKVTYGIDLMSFSADIDARTQLQSVVAAAWDPSTQAMVQQTAGAASLYEQGNLSASTLASVAGPATFRLQSTVPVPSDDLKSWSDATQMRAALARIRGHMSFQGSALAKPGTMIEVDGVGKRFSGSVFVSAVQHRIVDGNWISEVDFGMSPERFSERRGAGDVMASGLVPGVGGLQIGVVTKLDADPESQYRIQVAVQVLQAETVGVWARLASFYGSSGVGAFFIPEIGDEVILGYLNGDPSYPVVLGSVYSSQHKMPYELSAENFTKAFWTKGLLKVIFDDDKKVITLVTPQKNTIEMSDDAKSICLTDQNDNKIQMTPDGITLDSPKDIVINAKGKVSISAVGNIEQTAQADIKSQALNITSTANVGFTAKGSATAELSASGQTTVKGALVMIN, encoded by the coding sequence ATGGCCGACTCTCCCGCACTGAACACCAGCGGCGTGCTCAAGCTGACGATCACCAGCAACGGCGCGCCCCTTGCCGATACGATCCGCGTAATTTCGGTCGATATCGAGCGCGCCGTCGGGCGCATATGTCAGGCCCGCATCGAGATCCTCGACGGCGATATGCCCGACAACGACTTTCCGGTGAGCGACATGGACACGTTTGCGCCCGGCGCGGCCATCGTGATCAGCGCCGGCTACGGATCGAATGCCACCCAGATTTTCGACGGCGTGCTGATCCGTCACAGCATCCGTATCACGGGCGGCAACGAAGCCCGGCTCGTGCTGGAATGCCGCCACAAGGCCGTGAAGATGACGATTGGCAGTTACAACGCCAACTACATCGACATGAAGGACAGCGACATCATCAGCCAGTTGATCGGCAAGGCGGGGGCGACGTCCGACGTCGCTGCGACTACCACCCAGCACAAGGAAATCGTGCAGTTCTACAGCACGGACTGGGACTTTATGCTGCTCAGGGCCGAGGCAAACGGCGCGCTGGTCATCGCCGACGACGACGGCAAGATCTCGGTGAAAGCGCCGCAAACCAGCGCAGCCGCCGTGTTGAAAGTGACTTACGGCATAGATCTCATGTCATTCTCGGCCGACATCGATGCGCGCACGCAATTGCAGAGCGTCGTGGCCGCGGCGTGGGACCCGTCCACGCAGGCGATGGTGCAGCAAACGGCGGGGGCTGCGTCGCTCTACGAGCAGGGCAACTTAAGCGCATCGACGCTGGCGAGCGTCGCAGGGCCCGCCACGTTCCGTCTGCAATCGACGGTGCCGGTGCCGTCCGACGATCTCAAGTCCTGGAGCGACGCGACGCAAATGCGCGCCGCACTCGCCCGCATTCGCGGACACATGTCGTTTCAGGGCAGCGCGTTGGCCAAGCCCGGCACGATGATCGAGGTTGACGGCGTAGGCAAACGCTTCAGCGGCAGCGTGTTCGTGAGCGCCGTGCAGCATCGTATTGTCGACGGCAACTGGATCTCCGAAGTTGACTTCGGCATGTCGCCGGAGCGGTTCTCCGAGCGCCGGGGGGCGGGGGACGTCATGGCGTCGGGTCTTGTGCCGGGTGTCGGCGGCTTGCAGATTGGCGTCGTCACGAAGCTCGACGCCGACCCCGAAAGCCAGTACCGGATTCAGGTTGCGGTGCAGGTATTGCAGGCGGAGACAGTCGGTGTCTGGGCGCGGCTCGCGAGCTTCTACGGTTCGTCGGGTGTCGGAGCGTTTTTCATCCCGGAGATCGGCGACGAGGTCATTCTGGGATACCTCAACGGCGACCCGTCTTATCCCGTGGTGCTGGGTAGCGTCTACAGCAGTCAGCACAAAATGCCTTATGAGCTGAGCGCCGAGAACTTCACCAAAGCGTTCTGGACGAAGGGCCTGCTCAAGGTCATCTTCGACGACGACAAGAAGGTCATTACGCTCGTCACGCCGCAGAAGAACACGATCGAGATGAGCGACGACGCCAAGTCGATCTGCCTGACCGATCAGAACGACAACAAAATCCAGATGACACCGGACGGCATCACCCTCGACAGTCCCAAGGACATCGTCATCAACGCGAAGGGCAAGGTCAGCATCAGCGCGGTGGGAAATATCGAGCAGACCGCGCAGGCAGACATCAAGAGTCAGGCGCTCAACATTACCAGCACTGCGAACGTCGGCTTCACGGCCAAAGGATCGGCCACGGCCGAGCTTTCTGCCAGCGGTCAGACGACCGTCAAGGGCGCGCTCGTGATGATCAATTGA
- a CDS encoding phage tail protein: MPSSPFDLYPPSAFHFRVMFASTAGAMDASFRDVSGIATELDTEAVPEGGENRFVHTLPKGVKHPHLELKRGIASMTSPLVMWCRSVFEGEFIVPIRPQSLMVQLLDELHLPIRIWTFANAFPVKWEIESFGSTKNEVAIEKIVLSYTYSNRMA, translated from the coding sequence ATGCCGTCATCGCCGTTCGATCTCTACCCACCGTCAGCCTTTCATTTTCGCGTGATGTTCGCGTCCACCGCTGGCGCGATGGATGCTTCGTTTCGCGATGTGTCGGGTATCGCGACTGAACTTGATACGGAAGCGGTGCCCGAGGGCGGCGAGAACCGCTTCGTGCATACGTTGCCGAAGGGCGTCAAGCATCCGCATCTGGAGCTCAAGCGGGGGATCGCTTCAATGACGTCGCCCTTGGTGATGTGGTGCCGGTCGGTGTTCGAGGGCGAGTTCATCGTGCCGATCCGGCCGCAGTCGCTGATGGTGCAGTTGCTCGACGAATTGCACCTGCCGATTCGCATCTGGACGTTCGCGAACGCTTTTCCGGTGAAGTGGGAAATCGAGAGTTTCGGTTCGACGAAAAACGAAGTGGCCATCGAGAAGATCGTACTGAGCTACACCTACTCGAACCGCATGGCGTAA
- a CDS encoding ABC transporter ATP-binding protein, producing the protein MTAPQASPRKPAIGLGSAARDLYRALWRHAQGVRMHLLGAAGLLSAAQLLRLTMPWLAAQAINALQQGDMTVAGRWIVYLVGIYLLSWLLHGPGRILERNVGVRVRVRLADQLYARTAAAPLAWRDGRHSGELQHRIVQSSRALSDFAQNQFGYLQSVFNFVGPLVALALLSRTSGAIAVTGYVLIAIIILRFDRVLMQLARAENDAERRYAAALLDFVGNAGTVIGLRLQAASRKLLGHRMDAVMPLRRTVTVNEGKWFAVDILGMGLTWILVVVYVLQSREPGQAVMLGTVFMIYQYAQQAATVVGAMASNFQSFARMHTDYGSAEPIWDAPSDPDAVVAAVIADAPWQTLTLRNVSWRYADNARGGLRGVDLTLRRGSRVALIGPSGGGKSTLLRTLAGLYLPQHGELLRDGNVIDWSDLRTLATLIPQEAEVFEASVEENLTFGEPADAQALHTAVHAGVFDDVLQHLPDGLSSTLNERGSNLSGGQRQRLALSRGALAAQGSSLLLLDEPTSALDPLAEARVFDRMYDAFPTACIVASVHRPSLLSRFDTIVVMESGRVVDAGPRDEVLARRT; encoded by the coding sequence ATGACGGCGCCACAGGCTTCCCCGCGCAAACCCGCCATCGGGCTCGGTAGTGCCGCCCGTGATCTTTATCGCGCGCTGTGGCGACATGCGCAGGGTGTGCGCATGCATTTGCTGGGCGCAGCAGGGTTGCTCTCTGCGGCGCAGTTGCTCCGGCTGACCATGCCGTGGCTTGCCGCGCAGGCCATCAATGCGCTTCAGCAGGGCGATATGACGGTCGCGGGACGCTGGATCGTCTACCTCGTCGGCATCTATCTTCTGTCGTGGTTGCTGCATGGCCCGGGGCGAATTCTGGAGCGCAACGTCGGCGTTCGGGTGCGCGTGCGTCTGGCCGATCAGCTGTATGCACGCACTGCCGCCGCGCCGCTGGCGTGGCGAGACGGTCGACATTCGGGCGAGTTGCAGCATCGCATCGTGCAGTCAAGTCGCGCATTGTCGGACTTCGCGCAGAACCAGTTCGGTTATCTGCAAAGCGTCTTCAATTTCGTCGGTCCGCTGGTCGCACTGGCGCTGCTGTCGCGCACCAGCGGTGCGATTGCGGTGACCGGTTACGTTCTCATCGCCATCATCATCCTTCGATTCGACCGTGTGCTGATGCAGCTTGCGCGTGCGGAGAACGATGCGGAGCGTCGCTATGCAGCGGCGCTGCTCGATTTCGTCGGTAACGCGGGCACGGTGATCGGTCTTCGCTTGCAGGCGGCATCGCGCAAACTGCTCGGTCATCGGATGGACGCCGTGATGCCGCTGCGACGCACGGTGACGGTCAACGAGGGGAAGTGGTTCGCCGTCGACATCCTCGGCATGGGCCTCACGTGGATACTCGTCGTGGTCTACGTGCTGCAGTCACGCGAGCCGGGACAGGCGGTGATGCTCGGTACGGTGTTCATGATCTACCAGTATGCGCAACAGGCGGCGACGGTGGTCGGCGCGATGGCGTCGAACTTCCAGAGCTTCGCGCGCATGCACACGGACTACGGCAGCGCCGAGCCGATCTGGGACGCCCCGAGCGATCCGGATGCCGTCGTTGCGGCGGTCATTGCCGACGCACCGTGGCAAACACTGACATTGCGCAACGTCTCGTGGCGCTATGCCGACAATGCGCGCGGCGGGCTGCGTGGCGTCGACCTTACGCTTCGGCGCGGGTCGCGCGTGGCGCTCATCGGTCCCAGCGGCGGTGGCAAAAGCACATTGCTGCGAACGCTGGCTGGTCTGTATCTTCCACAACATGGCGAACTGCTACGCGATGGCAACGTCATCGATTGGTCGGACCTGCGCACATTGGCGACGCTGATTCCCCAGGAAGCCGAAGTGTTCGAGGCCAGCGTCGAAGAGAACCTGACGTTCGGCGAACCCGCCGATGCGCAAGCGCTCCACACCGCCGTGCATGCGGGTGTGTTCGACGATGTGCTGCAACATCTCCCGGATGGTCTGTCGAGCACGCTCAACGAGCGCGGTAGCAATCTCTCCGGCGGTCAGCGCCAACGGCTTGCGCTCTCGCGCGGTGCGTTGGCGGCGCAGGGCAGCTCGCTGTTGCTGCTGGACGAGCCGACGAGCGCACTCGACCCATTGGCCGAAGCGCGCGTGTTCGACCGCATGTATGACGCGTTTCCGACGGCGTGCATCGTGGCGTCCGTGCATCGGCCGAGTCTGCTGAGCCGTTTCGACACTATCGTGGTCATGGAAAGCGGCCGAGTCGTCGATGCCGGTCCGCGAGACGAAGTGCTCGCCCGACGCACGTGA